From the genome of Psychrilyobacter atlanticus DSM 19335, one region includes:
- the murQ gene encoding N-acetylmuramic acid 6-phosphate etherase — translation MELNLKQMVTESRNENTTNIDMLNTMEMVRVINNEDKKVALAVEKELGNIAKAIDKISSAFLNGGRLIYIGAGTSGRLGILDASECPPTFGTPAELVVGLIAGGKDAILKAVENAEDSKELCVDDLKGIGFNSKDILVGIAASGRTPYVMGGIEYAEELGAVTVGVSCNPDSILAESVKIPISPVVGGEVVTGSSRLKAGTAQKLVLNMLTTGSMIKIGKVYGNLMVDVEATNEKLVERQKKIVMEATDCSREEASSALKDTGGHCKTAILMILGGLEAKEAKILLLEKKGFIREALKAVKFI, via the coding sequence ATGGAATTAAACTTAAAACAGATGGTAACGGAGAGCAGGAATGAAAATACTACAAATATAGACATGTTAAATACTATGGAGATGGTAAGGGTAATAAATAACGAGGATAAAAAAGTTGCTTTAGCAGTGGAAAAAGAATTAGGAAATATTGCAAAAGCTATAGATAAGATAAGCTCTGCATTCTTAAATGGAGGCAGACTCATATATATAGGGGCTGGAACATCTGGACGATTAGGAATCTTAGATGCCAGTGAGTGTCCTCCTACATTTGGAACACCGGCAGAATTAGTAGTGGGACTCATTGCAGGAGGAAAAGATGCAATCTTAAAAGCTGTAGAAAATGCTGAAGATAGTAAAGAGCTGTGTGTGGATGATTTAAAAGGGATCGGGTTTAATTCTAAAGATATATTGGTAGGAATAGCAGCAAGCGGAAGAACCCCATATGTAATGGGAGGAATTGAATATGCCGAAGAATTGGGAGCTGTAACTGTTGGTGTCAGTTGCAACCCTGACAGTATATTAGCTGAATCTGTAAAGATACCAATATCTCCAGTAGTAGGAGGAGAGGTGGTGACAGGATCGTCTAGGCTAAAGGCTGGAACAGCACAAAAATTGGTGTTGAATATGCTGACCACTGGATCCATGATAAAGATAGGAAAGGTATATGGAAACTTAATGGTAGATGTAGAGGCTACAAATGAAAAGTTAGTGGAAAGACAAAAGAAAATAGTCATGGAAGCTACTGATTGTTCTAGAGAGGAAGCCAGCTCTGCCTTAAAAGATACAGGAGGACACTGTAAGACTGCTATCCTTATGATCTTAGGAGGCTTAGAAGCAAAGGAAGCTAAAATACTGCTTTTAGAAAAAAAAGGTTTTATTAGGGAGGCACTGAAAGCAGTCAAATTTATCTGA
- a CDS encoding galactokinase, with the protein MLEKLIGDFKDRFGLGEVRTFFAPGRVNLIGEHTDYNGGHVFPCALSFGTYGLVRPRMDKKLRFYSKNFEELGILEVDLENLTYDEGDHWTNYPKGVVKIFKDSGYDLETGFDMLVFGNIPNGAGLSSSASLELLTSVVLKGLYNLDIDMIEMVKMSQKAENEFVGVNCGIMDQFAIGMGEKDRAILLDCNTLEYIYAPVELGDASIIIANTNVRRGLADSKYNERRAECERSLEELQNKLDIKSLGDLSVEEFEENKELIKSEIDRKRARHAVYENQRTIEAVKKLNNGNIQRFGQLMNESHISLRDDYEVTGIELDTMVRLAWSEEGVIGARMTGAGFGGCTVNIVKNKNIDSFVKNIGEKYKNEIGLTADFYVASIGDGARELI; encoded by the coding sequence ATGTTAGAAAAATTAATAGGGGATTTTAAAGATAGATTCGGACTAGGAGAAGTGAGAACTTTTTTTGCACCTGGAAGGGTAAATTTAATCGGAGAACATACAGATTATAATGGGGGACATGTATTCCCGTGTGCACTTTCATTTGGAACCTATGGGCTAGTAAGACCCAGAATGGATAAAAAATTAAGATTTTATTCGAAAAATTTTGAAGAGTTAGGAATATTAGAGGTAGATTTAGAGAATTTGACCTATGATGAGGGAGATCATTGGACAAACTATCCCAAGGGAGTGGTAAAGATCTTTAAAGACAGCGGGTACGACCTTGAGACGGGTTTTGATATGCTGGTATTTGGGAATATCCCAAATGGGGCTGGACTATCCTCCTCTGCATCTCTAGAACTTTTGACATCTGTGGTATTAAAGGGGCTTTATAATTTAGATATAGATATGATTGAGATGGTAAAAATGAGCCAGAAAGCTGAAAATGAATTTGTAGGGGTAAACTGTGGAATAATGGATCAATTTGCCATAGGAATGGGAGAAAAAGATAGGGCAATATTACTGGATTGTAATACACTGGAATATATATATGCACCTGTAGAATTAGGAGATGCATCTATCATAATAGCCAACACAAATGTTAGGAGAGGACTGGCTGACTCCAAGTACAACGAGAGAAGGGCAGAGTGTGAAAGATCCTTAGAAGAACTTCAAAATAAATTAGACATAAAATCTTTGGGAGATCTATCTGTAGAGGAATTTGAAGAAAATAAAGAGCTGATAAAAAGTGAAATAGACAGGAAGAGAGCACGGCATGCAGTCTATGAAAACCAGAGAACAATTGAAGCTGTAAAGAAACTAAACAATGGGAATATCCAAAGATTTGGGCAATTGATGAATGAGTCTCATATCTCATTACGGGATGATTATGAAGTGACAGGAATAGAATTAGATACTATGGTTAGACTGGCATGGAGTGAAGAAGGAGTGATTGGAGCCAGGATGACAGGCGCAGGATTTGGAGGGTGTACGGTAAATATCGTAAAAAATAAAAATATAGATAGTTTTGTAAAAAATATAGGTGAAAAATATAAGAATGAAATAGGTTTAACAGCAGACTTTTATGTTGCTAGTATTGGTGATGGAGCCAGGGA
- a CDS encoding MupG family TIM beta-alpha barrel fold protein — translation MIGISVFPGMDMEIEENIKYMKRAKENGVEIVFTSMHIPEADEERILFEFEKILKQTNELNMKLIVDISKKYIEKYKWEDYNIFALRLDFGFSDEEIVRLSKKYPIQLNASTVSEEWMENLMKMGLDSSKITVCHNYYPRKDTGISIELLRRRNKYYKSLGMEIMGFISSDFKKRGPVYEGLPTVEAHRGLHPIVGAQELLGEGCDLVIVGDLMASKEELLLLGKLDRDSWLLPVKKYEMSLGEEEIFNILHKNRMDPGDFLIRCEKSRGIFKDPIKKNNIIDRKPGSVTIDNIGYERYSGELQICQKDFPSDERVNVVAQILDDERLIQRIGEGDKFRFCEV, via the coding sequence GTGATAGGAATTTCAGTATTTCCTGGAATGGATATGGAAATAGAGGAAAACATAAAGTATATGAAAAGAGCTAAGGAAAACGGAGTTGAGATAGTATTTACCTCTATGCATATTCCAGAAGCGGATGAAGAAAGAATTTTATTTGAGTTTGAAAAAATTTTAAAACAGACAAATGAATTAAATATGAAATTAATTGTAGATATTTCAAAAAAATATATAGAGAAGTATAAATGGGAGGATTATAATATTTTTGCCTTGAGGTTAGATTTTGGTTTTTCAGATGAGGAGATAGTGAGGTTAAGTAAAAAATATCCTATTCAATTAAATGCCAGTACTGTATCCGAAGAATGGATGGAAAATCTCATGAAAATGGGTTTGGACAGTTCTAAGATAACAGTTTGTCATAATTACTATCCCAGAAAGGATACAGGGATATCTATAGAATTATTAAGGCGGAGAAATAAATATTACAAATCTTTAGGGATGGAAATAATGGGGTTTATATCAAGTGACTTTAAAAAAAGAGGGCCTGTCTATGAGGGGCTTCCCACTGTGGAAGCTCATAGGGGGCTTCATCCTATAGTAGGAGCTCAAGAATTATTGGGAGAAGGCTGTGATCTTGTTATTGTAGGAGATCTTATGGCAAGTAAGGAAGAACTATTACTTTTGGGAAAGTTAGACAGAGATTCCTGGCTGCTCCCTGTAAAAAAGTATGAGATGAGTTTAGGGGAAGAAGAGATCTTTAATATTCTTCATAAAAATAGGATGGATCCAGGAGATTTTCTCATAAGGTGTGAAAAATCAAGGGGAATTTTCAAAGATCCCATAAAAAAAAATAATATTATAGATAGAAAACCTGGATCGGTGACAATAGATAATATAGGATATGAAAGGTACAGTGGAGAATTGCAGATATGCCAAAAAGATTTTCCTTCAGACGAAAGAGTGAATGTAGTAGCACAAATTTTAGATGATGAAAGGCTGATCCAAAGGATAGGAGAGGGAGATAAATTTAGATTTTGTGAGGTATAA
- the gmhA gene encoding D-sedoheptulose 7-phosphate isomerase — MNLIESYEIELNLLKDFIEKEKEEKLTEKVAKKLAEAFGNKNKVLICGNGGSNCDALHFAEEFTGRFRGNRRALPAISISDSSHITCVGNDFGFDEIFARGVEAYGKEGDFFIGISTSGNSANVIRAVEEAKKLGMTTCMLLGKDGGTLKGMCDYEFIIPGQTSDRIQEIHMMILHIIIEGVERIMFPELY, encoded by the coding sequence ATGAATTTAATTGAGTCATATGAAATAGAACTAAATCTATTAAAAGATTTTATAGAAAAAGAAAAAGAAGAAAAATTAACAGAGAAAGTGGCCAAGAAATTAGCGGAAGCTTTTGGAAATAAAAATAAAGTACTTATCTGTGGAAATGGTGGAAGTAACTGTGATGCCCTTCATTTTGCAGAGGAATTTACAGGGAGATTTAGAGGGAACAGGAGAGCACTTCCTGCAATCTCAATTTCAGATTCATCTCATATAACTTGTGTTGGAAATGATTTTGGTTTTGATGAGATATTTGCCAGAGGTGTAGAAGCTTATGGTAAAGAAGGGGATTTCTTTATCGGAATATCTACTAGTGGAAACTCTGCTAATGTAATAAGAGCAGTGGAAGAGGCTAAAAAATTAGGAATGACTACCTGTATGCTCCTAGGAAAAGATGGAGGAACATTAAAGGGAATGTGTGACTATGAATTTATTATTCCTGGGCAGACTTCAGATAGAATACAAGAGATTCACATGATGATCTTACACATTATCATAGAGGGTGTAGAAAGAATAATGTTTCCTGAGTTATATTAG
- a CDS encoding LysR family transcriptional regulator codes for MDLHYLRIFYEVAKECSFTKAAHNLYINQSAVSIQVKKFEELLGTKLFDRSSKKIKLTYSGEVLYKMSEDIFQKVKRVEKEMARIVEVDRARISIGATTIIGEPLLPKLMREFSKVYQEIEYDILIASKKEILERLRDGDIDVAIIDETHITDINLEIIDVGKFPLCLISAKDYRDIKEVADTPLIIRKQILKHNEAVTAIENNHEIEFKTKIPITGSLSMIKSSVREGVGNVVLPYYTVYDEVKSGEFKVIEKIDEVSDGYQIAITKDKRSLLEIIKFINFTKNFKII; via the coding sequence TTGGATTTACACTATTTAAGAATATTTTATGAGGTAGCTAAAGAATGTAGTTTTACAAAAGCAGCACATAATTTATACATAAATCAGTCGGCAGTATCTATACAGGTAAAAAAGTTTGAAGAATTACTAGGAACTAAGTTATTTGACAGAAGTTCAAAGAAGATAAAATTAACTTATTCAGGGGAAGTTTTATATAAGATGAGTGAGGATATCTTCCAAAAAGTTAAACGTGTGGAAAAAGAGATGGCAAGAATAGTAGAAGTGGATAGAGCTAGGATAAGTATTGGAGCTACAACTATCATAGGAGAACCACTACTGCCAAAATTAATGAGAGAATTTTCTAAAGTATATCAGGAGATAGAATATGATATCTTAATAGCTTCTAAGAAGGAAATTTTGGAAAGGTTAAGAGACGGGGATATAGATGTAGCTATCATCGATGAAACCCATATAACAGATATAAATTTAGAGATTATAGATGTAGGCAAATTTCCACTATGTTTAATCAGTGCAAAGGATTATAGAGATATCAAGGAAGTTGCTGATACTCCTCTTATTATACGTAAGCAGATATTAAAACATAATGAAGCTGTAACAGCCATAGAAAATAATCATGAAATAGAATTTAAAACTAAAATTCCAATTACTGGAAGTTTAAGTATGATCAAGTCTTCCGTCAGAGAAGGAGTTGGAAATGTGGTGTTACCTTATTATACAGTCTATGATGAGGTTAAATCAGGAGAATTTAAAGTTATTGAAAAGATAGACGAAGTATCAGATGGGTACCAAATAGCTATCACAAAGGATAAAAGGAGTTTATTGGAAATAATTAAATTTATAAACTTCACGAAGAACTTTAAAATAATATAA
- a CDS encoding alpha,alpha-phosphotrehalase, with amino-acid sequence MKGINKNLKDKVVYQIYPMSFMDTTGTGMGDIRGIISKLDYLENLGVDLLWLTPIYSSPKNDNGYDIADYYQIDPEFGSMEDFDLLLSEAEKRGMGILMDIVANHTSTEHTWFKKALSGDKKYQDYYVFREKEFVEDHPITSIFGGDAWEYIENLDLYYLHNFDKTQADLDWDNDEVREETYKMMNFWLEKGVKGFRFDVIDMISKVWEKCEMSNGPKLHEYIEEMANATYRNYDDTFTVGETWSADLEHAKKYSNLENTEFSTIFTFEHTMFGPDKWSTSIDLLKLKAIFEKWQKGMHNDGWNSLFYNNHDLPRAISRFGDDREEFRELSGKGLAILLHLMEGTPYIYQGEEIGMINRPWTREEMKDVEAINYFDMAVEKEDKKEVLKRVKNISRDNARTPIQWDDSKNAGFTDGIPWIVVNESYKKINVRDALEDRNSIFYTYKELIEIRKKMDLIKDGTFDLIDKNSKEHFSYIREYKGEKLYVFSNMTDKDIVVTEMEKLKGGEVIISNYNETLKGGNLRPYETLALRVKSNK; translated from the coding sequence ATGAAAGGCATCAATAAAAATTTAAAAGATAAAGTAGTATATCAGATATATCCTATGAGTTTTATGGATACCACTGGAACTGGGATGGGAGATATCAGGGGGATAATAAGTAAATTAGATTATTTGGAAAATTTAGGAGTGGATCTTCTATGGCTAACTCCTATCTACAGCTCTCCTAAAAATGATAATGGCTATGACATTGCAGATTATTATCAGATCGATCCGGAGTTTGGAAGTATGGAAGATTTTGATCTGCTTTTATCTGAGGCAGAAAAAAGAGGGATGGGAATCCTTATGGATATAGTGGCTAATCATACATCTACAGAACATACTTGGTTTAAAAAAGCTCTTTCAGGGGACAAAAAATATCAGGATTACTATGTCTTCAGGGAAAAAGAATTTGTGGAGGATCATCCTATAACTTCGATATTTGGAGGAGATGCCTGGGAGTATATTGAAAACCTGGATCTATACTACCTGCATAACTTCGATAAAACCCAGGCTGATCTGGATTGGGATAATGATGAAGTAAGGGAAGAAACGTATAAGATGATGAACTTTTGGTTAGAGAAGGGTGTAAAAGGGTTTAGATTTGACGTAATAGATATGATCAGTAAGGTCTGGGAAAAGTGCGAGATGTCCAATGGTCCAAAACTTCATGAATATATAGAAGAGATGGCTAACGCTACCTACAGAAATTATGATGATACTTTTACTGTAGGAGAAACCTGGTCAGCTGATTTAGAGCATGCTAAAAAATATTCTAACCTAGAGAACACTGAATTTTCAACAATTTTTACATTTGAACATACTATGTTTGGACCAGATAAATGGAGCACATCTATTGACCTATTAAAGCTGAAAGCAATTTTTGAAAAGTGGCAAAAAGGAATGCATAATGATGGATGGAACTCACTTTTTTATAATAACCATGATCTGCCCAGGGCAATATCCAGATTTGGAGATGATAGGGAGGAATTCAGAGAACTATCAGGGAAAGGGTTAGCAATCTTACTTCATTTGATGGAGGGAACTCCCTATATCTATCAAGGGGAAGAGATAGGGATGATTAATCGGCCATGGACTAGGGAAGAGATGAAGGATGTAGAAGCTATAAATTATTTTGATATGGCAGTGGAAAAGGAAGATAAAAAAGAGGTGTTAAAGAGAGTAAAGAATATCTCCAGAGATAATGCAAGAACACCGATTCAGTGGGATGACAGTAAAAATGCCGGATTCACAGATGGAATACCTTGGATTGTAGTCAATGAAAGCTATAAAAAAATAAATGTACGAGATGCATTGGAGGATAGAAACTCCATATTCTATACCTATAAAGAGTTGATAGAAATAAGAAAAAAAATGGACCTTATTAAAGATGGTACCTTTGATTTGATCGATAAAAACTCTAAGGAACATTTCTCGTATATCAGGGAATATAAAGGGGAGAAACTCTATGTTTTTTCTAATATGACAGATAAAGACATAGTGGTTACAGAGATGGAAAAGTTAAAAGGTGGAGAAGTGATTATTTCAAATTATAATGAGACGCTTAAAGGTGGGAACTTGAGACCATACGAAACTTTGGCATTGAGAGTTAAAAGCAATAAATAG
- the nagZ gene encoding beta-N-acetylhexosaminidase: MKKMKKMLIALGLGLGILGCTNIAESTVKADTLKVRAEKIVEGMSDREKLGQLMMIDFRNWNERPFTAMNSEVKQIIQDYEVGGIILFRENLANTEQTVKLIDDMQRSSKNMPLFIGTDQEGGYVTRLQEGTEMPGNMALGASRDLDLAYEVGKTIGTELDALGINFNFAPVVDVNSNQKNPIIGVRSFGDNPKLVGNMAASYIDGLQGEGLISTIKHFPGHGNTEADTHIGLATVNYNKRQWENIDKIPFQMAIDNGVEAIMTAHVIIPTLDDTKIRSQKDGTLIGTPATLSKPIMTGVLRDEMNFQGIIITDALNMHAISENFGEAESVERAILAGGDIMLMPVIVWRQKEVKKLDILYSTILKEMKSNRELKNRVEESAERVVELKLKKGLDKKINVEKKIKDAEKIIGSKENKGIEKIAAERGITLIKNENILPMNLAKGKKILLIAETKTRGNMMEDEILKIEKDMKIEKLTVDYRDGLTNELKNGIKNSDYILLATYNLKNDTKINEIIEFSNKNEKKMVSISTRNPYDIIYTPTVKANIAIYGITGFDQTNYGRNSLEANIRAGIRSIFKGNDGSLVVPNGKLPVNIRNEKGEIIYKIGHGLSY, translated from the coding sequence ATGAAGAAGATGAAAAAAATGTTGATAGCTTTAGGGTTAGGTTTAGGAATCTTAGGATGTACAAACATTGCAGAGAGCACAGTGAAGGCAGATACACTTAAAGTAAGAGCAGAAAAGATAGTAGAAGGGATGAGTGACCGTGAAAAATTAGGACAGCTGATGATGATAGATTTTAGAAATTGGAATGAAAGACCATTTACTGCAATGAACTCAGAGGTGAAACAAATTATTCAGGATTATGAGGTAGGAGGTATTATCTTATTCAGGGAAAACTTGGCAAATACAGAGCAGACAGTAAAATTGATAGATGATATGCAGAGGTCCTCTAAAAATATGCCGCTATTTATAGGTACAGATCAAGAGGGAGGATATGTTACCAGATTACAGGAGGGAACAGAGATGCCGGGGAATATGGCTTTGGGAGCGAGCAGAGATCTGGATTTAGCTTATGAGGTGGGAAAAACTATTGGAACAGAGCTGGATGCATTGGGGATAAATTTTAATTTTGCACCAGTTGTAGATGTAAATTCCAATCAAAAAAACCCTATAATTGGAGTGAGGTCTTTTGGAGATAATCCTAAATTAGTAGGAAATATGGCAGCTTCTTATATAGATGGACTTCAGGGTGAGGGATTGATCTCTACAATAAAACATTTCCCGGGACATGGAAATACAGAGGCTGATACCCATATTGGACTGGCTACAGTAAATTATAATAAAAGACAGTGGGAAAATATAGATAAGATACCTTTTCAAATGGCTATTGATAATGGGGTAGAGGCTATAATGACAGCCCATGTTATTATTCCTACCTTAGATGATACGAAAATAAGGTCTCAAAAAGATGGAACTTTGATTGGAACTCCCGCTACTCTTTCTAAACCAATAATGACCGGAGTATTGAGAGATGAAATGAATTTTCAAGGAATAATAATAACAGATGCTTTGAATATGCATGCTATATCTGAAAATTTTGGAGAAGCTGAAAGTGTTGAAAGGGCAATATTGGCAGGGGGAGATATCATGCTTATGCCGGTAATTGTGTGGAGGCAGAAGGAGGTTAAAAAATTAGATATCTTATACTCTACTATATTAAAAGAGATGAAGAGTAATAGAGAACTGAAAAACAGGGTAGAAGAATCAGCAGAAAGAGTTGTAGAGTTGAAATTAAAAAAAGGATTAGATAAAAAAATAAATGTTGAGAAAAAGATAAAAGATGCAGAAAAAATTATAGGAAGTAAGGAAAATAAAGGTATAGAAAAAATAGCAGCTGAAAGAGGGATAACCCTTATAAAAAATGAGAATATTTTACCTATGAATCTGGCAAAGGGTAAAAAAATACTATTGATTGCTGAAACTAAAACCCGTGGAAACATGATGGAAGATGAAATCCTCAAGATAGAAAAAGATATGAAGATAGAAAAACTCACAGTAGATTATAGGGACGGATTAACAAATGAATTAAAAAATGGAATAAAAAATTCCGATTATATACTTTTAGCCACTTATAATCTGAAAAACGATACTAAGATCAATGAAATAATTGAATTTTCCAATAAGAATGAGAAAAAAATGGTGAGTATATCCACAAGAAACCCCTATGATATCATCTATACTCCTACAGTAAAAGCAAATATAGCCATCTATGGAATAACCGGGTTTGACCAAACTAACTATGGAAGAAATTCGTTGGAAGCCAACATCAGAGCGGGAATAAGAAGTATATTTAAAGGAAATGACGGTTCTTTGGTGGTTCCAAATGGGAAATTGCCTGTAAATATAAGGAATGAAAAGGGAGAAATAATTTATAAAATTGGTCATGGATTGAGTTATTAG
- the murP gene encoding PTS N-acetylmuramic acid transporter subunit IIBC, producing MDYKEVVEKIMKLVGEKKNISGYTSCMTRLRISIKDLEKVDLERLKAVEGVLGLKENGDELQLIFGPGKVKKAYTAMDQLYKSTDENQSDQEEKFEDTIKKQKSAVKAKRTSKFQGFMANFSNIFVPLIPGFIAAGMLAGLAGLCKELNITGDWVNYINVFNKSLTKFMYIMIGFNATKAFGGSGVIGGMLSGLFLLGYGDGGNSGMAEFFGQTIEPRGGMIGILFTTIIAAKFEIFIREKFSWEPTDIITTPIITLLAMGTLTYTLIMPLSFKLFGLMNFAFANLNGNPIGGGILAGLFLPSVMMGIHQGFVPVYQGLVETTGMNSLFPILAMAGAGQVGAALALYVKSPKESNLRENIRGAIVPGFLGIGEPLIYGVTLPRVKPFFTSMAGGAIGGIYIGIMSQMGFSFGLNTVFGSSGILGSFAMTSNSGVFTAIILYMSALVIAYISGFILTYLFGCKNVDLS from the coding sequence ATGGATTATAAGGAAGTTGTAGAGAAAATAATGAAGCTTGTGGGAGAAAAGAAAAATATCAGTGGGTATACAAGCTGTATGACACGTTTGAGGATATCGATAAAGGATTTAGAAAAAGTAGATCTGGAAAGATTAAAAGCCGTTGAAGGAGTATTGGGGTTAAAAGAAAATGGTGATGAATTACAGCTGATATTTGGTCCTGGAAAGGTAAAAAAAGCATATACAGCAATGGATCAACTCTATAAATCAACTGATGAAAATCAAAGCGATCAAGAGGAAAAATTTGAAGATACTATAAAAAAACAAAAAAGTGCTGTAAAAGCCAAAAGGACAAGTAAGTTTCAAGGATTTATGGCAAATTTTTCTAATATATTTGTTCCATTAATTCCGGGATTTATCGCAGCAGGAATGCTGGCAGGATTAGCAGGACTGTGTAAGGAGTTAAATATAACAGGTGACTGGGTTAATTATATAAATGTCTTCAATAAATCGCTGACTAAATTTATGTATATAATGATAGGGTTTAATGCTACTAAGGCATTTGGCGGGTCAGGAGTAATAGGAGGGATGTTGTCGGGGCTGTTTTTACTTGGGTATGGTGATGGTGGAAATAGTGGTATGGCAGAATTTTTTGGTCAAACTATTGAACCTCGTGGAGGCATGATAGGGATATTATTCACTACAATAATTGCAGCTAAATTTGAAATATTTATCAGGGAGAAATTTTCATGGGAACCGACGGATATAATTACCACTCCTATAATTACCCTATTAGCTATGGGAACGTTGACTTACACATTGATTATGCCTTTATCATTTAAATTATTCGGTCTTATGAACTTTGCCTTTGCAAATCTAAATGGAAATCCAATTGGAGGGGGAATTTTGGCAGGATTATTTCTCCCCTCAGTTATGATGGGAATACACCAGGGATTTGTACCGGTATATCAGGGATTGGTAGAAACAACAGGGATGAACTCATTATTTCCAATCTTAGCCATGGCAGGAGCAGGACAGGTAGGTGCAGCACTAGCTCTCTATGTAAAATCTCCTAAAGAATCCAATTTACGAGAAAATATCAGAGGGGCAATTGTACCGGGATTCTTAGGAATAGGGGAGCCGTTGATCTATGGTGTTACTCTGCCCAGAGTCAAGCCATTCTTTACATCTATGGCAGGAGGAGCCATTGGAGGAATATATATAGGTATAATGTCTCAAATGGGCTTTTCCTTTGGATTAAATACTGTATTTGGATCTTCAGGAATACTAGGGTCATTTGCTATGACATCTAACAGCGGAGTATTCACAGCAATAATTCTATATATGTCAGCATTGGTAATTGCATATATTTCAGGGTTTATCCTTACATATCTATTTGGATGTAAAAATGTAGATCTATCCTAA
- a CDS encoding ROK family protein → MIKRTMGNSDLIKRINISNIIEILKTQGLKSRADLAVLTGLTPASITKLTKKLIDLDILIESGIGVISGGRPPILLDINPHAGYILGITLSPNEIQGILSDVNGAILFKENFILENKGKKHILNNLSTLISNLIDNVNRAKILGIGIALNGMVDYENGVSIFSPHYKWKNFNLRAVVEEEFSLPVIIDNDVRAMALGEHKNGIGIDEDNFVVINIGEGIGAGIVLNNQLYRGEGYSAGEIGHITIEKNSPHLCSCGKYGCLEAIVGSKKILDHVSTEKGKFYMEDPSIEKICDLAVGGDRFSINILEEIAENLGYTLSFLVNLLNPKVIIIVGEINSGGELFYKKLMNRVKKYSLKTSTLDLKIIPSKLGSDAATIGATTLVYENLFKGRKILKV, encoded by the coding sequence ATGATAAAACGAACGATGGGTAATTCAGACCTGATTAAGAGGATAAACATCTCAAATATTATAGAAATTTTAAAAACTCAAGGATTAAAATCTAGAGCTGACCTGGCTGTTTTAACAGGACTCACTCCAGCTAGTATAACTAAATTAACAAAAAAACTGATAGATTTAGATATCCTTATAGAATCTGGGATTGGCGTCATTTCTGGAGGAAGGCCGCCTATATTATTAGATATCAATCCTCATGCCGGCTATATCCTGGGAATCACCTTATCTCCTAATGAGATTCAGGGGATTTTAAGCGACGTCAACGGCGCTATCTTATTCAAAGAAAATTTCATATTAGAAAATAAAGGAAAAAAACATATCTTAAATAATTTATCCACCCTTATTTCCAACCTTATCGATAATGTGAATAGGGCTAAAATTTTAGGGATCGGAATTGCCCTCAATGGGATGGTCGATTATGAAAATGGAGTTTCCATCTTTTCACCCCACTATAAGTGGAAAAATTTTAATTTAAGAGCTGTAGTCGAAGAAGAGTTTTCCCTCCCTGTAATTATCGACAACGATGTTAGGGCTATGGCATTGGGAGAGCATAAAAACGGGATAGGCATAGATGAAGATAATTTTGTAGTTATCAATATCGGAGAAGGGATCGGAGCCGGGATTGTACTCAACAACCAACTCTATAGAGGTGAGGGATATAGTGCAGGGGAGATCGGTCATATAACCATTGAAAAAAATAGTCCTCATCTATGTTCATGTGGAAAATATGGATGTCTGGAAGCTATTGTTGGAAGTAAGAAAATTTTAGACCATGTGAGTACTGAAAAAGGGAAATTCTATATGGAGGATCCTAGTATAGAAAAAATATGTGATTTAGCAGTGGGTGGGGACAGATTTTCAATAAATATATTGGAGGAGATTGCTGAAAATCTTGGATATACCCTTTCCTTTTTGGTCAACCTCTTAAATCCAAAAGTTATAATCATAGTTGGTGAGATCAATAGCGGAGGGGAGTTATTTTATAAAAAATTAATGAATAGAGTAAAAAAATACTCCTTAAAAACTTCTACGCTGGATCTAAAGATCATCCCTTCTAAATTGGGCAGTGATGCTGCAACTATAGGAGCTACAACCTTAGTCTATGAAAATCTCTTTAAAGGGAGAAAAATTTTGAAGGTCTAA